GGTTGGCTTGGCGTCACCTGAGGTCATCCGTTCATGGTCATTTGGCGAGGTCAAAAAACCTGAAACCATCAACTACCGTACTTTCAAACCGGAACGCGACGGCTTGTTCTGCGCCAAAATTTTTGGTCCGGTCAAGGACTACGAGTGCTTATGCGGCAAGTACAAACGCCTCAAACACCGTGGCGTGGTGTGCGAAAAGTGTGGTGTTGAAGTTACCCAGACCAAGGTGCGCCGTGAGCGTATGGGTCACATTGATCTGGCCAGTCCGGTTGCGCACATCTGGTTCCTCAAATCGCTGCCATCCCGTATCGGTCTGATGTTGGACATGACCCTGCGCGATATTGAACGCATCCTTTATTTTGAGACTTTCGTCGTAACCGAGCCAGGTATGACCACGCTGGAGCGCTGCCAGTTGCTGAGTGATGAGGCTTATCTGGAAGCGATCGAAGAGTTTGGCGATGAGTTTGAGGCCAGCATGGGTGCGGAAGCCATCCTGGAGTTGCTGAAAACCATCGACCTTAAAGATGAAGTCAGCAGGATGCGCGAAGAGATCAATGAGACTGGTTCCGAAACCAAGCTCAAGCGTCTTGGCAAGCGCCTGAAACTGATGGAGTCTTTTCTCAGCTCTGGCAACAAGCCTGAGTGGATGATTATGACTGTGCTGCCGGTGCTGCCCCCGGATTTGCGTCCCTTGGTGCCGCTGGATGGAGGCCGTTTTGCAACTTCCGACCTGAATGACCTGTACCGCCGCGTCATTAACCGTAACAACCGTTTGAAGCGTCTGCTGGAGCTGAATGCGCCGGACATCATCGTGCGTAACGAAAAGCGCATGTTGCAGGAATCCGTCGACGCGCTGCTGGACAACGGTCGCCGTGGCCGCGCCATTACCGGCTCCAACAAGCGTCCGCTCAAGTCCCTGTCTGACATGATCAAGGGCAAGCAAGGCCGTTTCCGCCAAAATCTGCTGGGCAAGCGTGTTGACTACTCTGGCCGTTCGGTTATCGTGGTTGGTCCTGCACTGCGTCTGCACCAGTGCGGCCTGCCCAAGAAAATGGCACTAGAGCTGTTCAAGCCATTCATTTTCGGCAAGCTGCAACGCCGCGGTCTGGCGACCACCATCAAGGCGGCCAAGAAACTGGTTGAGCGTGAAACGGCGGAAGTCTGGGACATCCTCGCGGAAGTCATCCGCGAACATCCGGTCATGCTTAACCGTGCGCCAACCCTGCATCGTCTGGGCATCCAGGCATTTGAGCCTACCCTGATTGAAGGTAAGGCCATCCAGTTGCATCCACTGGTGTGTTCCGCATTTAACGCCGACTTCGACGGTGACCAGATGGCGGTGCACGTGCCATTGTCGCTGGAAGCGCAGCTCGAAGCCCGCACCCTGATGATGGCGACCAATAACGTACTGTCACCGGCAAATGGCGAGCCTATTATCGTGCCCTCCCAGGATATCGTTCTGGGTCTGTATTACATGACCCGCGATGCGGTGAATGCGAAAGGCGAGGGCATGGTATTTGCTGATCCGGCAGAGGTGCAGCGTGCCTATGACACTGGCAATGCTTCCCTGCATGCCAAGGTTAAGGTACGTATCAAGGATAGTATCAAGGATGAGGACGGTGAAATTATTTACCGGACTCGCCTGATTGATACGACAGTTGGCCGTGCGCTGCTGACTAGCGTTATGCCGGAAGGTCTGCCATTTGAGCTATTCAATACAGTTCTCAAGAAAAAGGCCATTTCCCGGCTGATCAACGAAGCCTACCGCCGCGTGGGTCTCAAGGCGTCGGTTATTTTTGCTGACCAGCTGATGTATACCGGTTACCGTTATGCGACCCGTGCGGGTGTATCCTTCTGTTCCGATGACATGATGATTCCGGAAAAGAAAAAGGATCTGCTGAAGGAGGCGGAAGATGCTGTGCTGGAAATTGAGGATCAGTTCCGCAGCGGTTTGGTCACCCAGGGTGAGCGCTACAACAAGGTTGTCGATATCTGGGCGAGCACCAACGAAAAAGTTGCCAAGGCGATGATGGAAAAAATTGGCAAGGAAGAAGTGTTGGATGCGGATGGCAATACCGTCATGCAAGAATCCTTCAACTCCATCTATATGATGGCCGACTCAGGGGCACGGGGTTCCGCCGCCCAGATCCGTCAGTTGGCTGGTATGCGCGGCTTGATGGCGAAACCGGATGGTTCAATTATCGAAACGCCGATTACCTCCAACTTCCGTGAGGGCCTGAACGTACTCCAGTACTTCATTTCCACCCACGGTGCGCGTAAAGGTCTGGCGGATACCGCGCTGAAAACTGCAAACTCCGGTTATCTGACCCGCCGTTTGGTGGATGTTGCCCAAGATATGGTGGTTACCATTGATGACTGTGGTACGACTCAGGGTATTCGTATGCGTCCAATCATCGAA
The sequence above is drawn from the Thiothrix nivea DSM 5205 genome and encodes:
- the rpoC gene encoding DNA-directed RNA polymerase subunit beta', which encodes MKDLLNFHKKEQESHDFDAIKVGLASPEVIRSWSFGEVKKPETINYRTFKPERDGLFCAKIFGPVKDYECLCGKYKRLKHRGVVCEKCGVEVTQTKVRRERMGHIDLASPVAHIWFLKSLPSRIGLMLDMTLRDIERILYFETFVVTEPGMTTLERCQLLSDEAYLEAIEEFGDEFEASMGAEAILELLKTIDLKDEVSRMREEINETGSETKLKRLGKRLKLMESFLSSGNKPEWMIMTVLPVLPPDLRPLVPLDGGRFATSDLNDLYRRVINRNNRLKRLLELNAPDIIVRNEKRMLQESVDALLDNGRRGRAITGSNKRPLKSLSDMIKGKQGRFRQNLLGKRVDYSGRSVIVVGPALRLHQCGLPKKMALELFKPFIFGKLQRRGLATTIKAAKKLVERETAEVWDILAEVIREHPVMLNRAPTLHRLGIQAFEPTLIEGKAIQLHPLVCSAFNADFDGDQMAVHVPLSLEAQLEARTLMMATNNVLSPANGEPIIVPSQDIVLGLYYMTRDAVNAKGEGMVFADPAEVQRAYDTGNASLHAKVKVRIKDSIKDEDGEIIYRTRLIDTTVGRALLTSVMPEGLPFELFNTVLKKKAISRLINEAYRRVGLKASVIFADQLMYTGYRYATRAGVSFCSDDMMIPEKKKDLLKEAEDAVLEIEDQFRSGLVTQGERYNKVVDIWASTNEKVAKAMMEKIGKEEVLDADGNTVMQESFNSIYMMADSGARGSAAQIRQLAGMRGLMAKPDGSIIETPITSNFREGLNVLQYFISTHGARKGLADTALKTANSGYLTRRLVDVAQDMVVTIDDCGTTQGIRMRPIIEGGDVVEALAERVLGRVVAQDVTRGEDVLIPAGTFLDEAWVKQIDALAVDEIVVRSAITCETRYGVCAKCYGRDLARGHVVNKGEAVGVIAAQSIGEPGTQLTMRTFHIGGAASRAAAESSISVKSAGQVHLINVKTVRNKDGKLVTVSRSGELGVVDESGRDKERYKLPYGAILSIDQYAQVQAGQEVATWDPHTHPIISEVSGRVSFSDFTDGVTVQTKIDEITGLSSIEVMDPKNRPTAGRELRPTVRLLDENGENVFFEGTKIPVQYPLPAGAIVSSTNGATVQVGEVIARLPQASSKTRDITGGLPRVADLFEARKPKDGAILAEKTGTISFGKETKGKQRVVITGEEGEQHEELIPKWRNLDVFEGEKINRGEVIADGEPNPHDILRLLGATALAEYQVKEIQDVYRLQGVKINDKHIEVIVRQMMRKVEVVDPGDSKFLRGEQTDFWRVVEENKRLEAEGKLRIVFERLLMGITKASLVTDSFVSAASFQETTRVLTEAAVRGARDELRGLKENVIVGRLIPAGTGLAYHDDRRSQRNEFAYERRPDSGETLSFGEPLDMDSGE